One window of Paenibacillus albicereus genomic DNA carries:
- a CDS encoding ABC transporter ATP-binding protein gives MLSQPIVQLKQVTKRIGGKTIIDGLTLDLPQGEVFGFLGPNGSGKTTTIRMMVGLMRMSEGDIVIGGSSIRTDYEKAIRHVGAIVENPEMYKFLTGYQNLLHYARMVPGISRNRIDEVIRLAGLDKRIEDKVKTYSLGMRQRLGVAQALLHKPSLLILDEPTNGLDPAGIRELRDYLRRLAAEEGTTVFVSSHLLSEMELMCDQAAIIQAGRLIDVRRLRGGEEADAAGGRRPAQTLFEVDRPDEAAAMIRDGIRTAEGVPAQVQVRGGDGAIVLDAHRADIAEINSLLVRGGILVYGIRSAGKTLEEQFLEVTGGESVV, from the coding sequence ATGCTGAGCCAGCCTATCGTACAATTGAAGCAAGTGACGAAGCGGATCGGCGGCAAGACGATCATCGACGGTCTGACGCTCGATCTTCCGCAAGGAGAAGTGTTCGGCTTTCTCGGACCGAACGGATCCGGCAAGACGACGACGATCCGCATGATGGTCGGCCTGATGCGCATGTCGGAGGGAGATATCGTCATCGGCGGCTCCAGCATCCGCACCGATTACGAAAAGGCGATCCGCCATGTCGGAGCGATCGTGGAAAATCCGGAGATGTACAAATTTCTGACCGGCTATCAGAATTTGCTGCACTACGCGCGCATGGTGCCGGGCATCAGCCGCAACCGCATCGACGAGGTCATCCGGCTTGCCGGCCTGGACAAGCGCATCGAGGACAAGGTCAAGACGTACTCGCTCGGAATGAGGCAGCGTCTCGGCGTCGCCCAGGCGCTGCTGCACAAGCCTTCGCTGCTCATCCTCGACGAGCCGACGAACGGACTGGACCCCGCGGGCATCCGCGAGCTGCGCGACTACTTGCGCCGGCTGGCGGCGGAGGAGGGCACGACGGTGTTCGTCTCCAGCCATCTTTTGTCGGAGATGGAGCTGATGTGCGATCAAGCGGCGATCATCCAGGCGGGACGCCTGATCGACGTCCGCCGCCTGCGCGGCGGCGAGGAGGCGGATGCGGCAGGCGGCCGCAGGCCGGCGCAGACGCTGTTCGAGGTCGACCGCCCGGACGAGGCGGCGGCGATGATCCGGGACGGGATCCGGACGGCGGAAGGCGTTCCGGCTCAGGTCCAGGTGCGCGGCGGCGACGGGGCGATCGTGCTGGACGCCCATCGGGCCGATATCGCCGAGATCAACTCGCTGCTCGTGCGCGGCGGCATTCTCGTGTACGGCATCCGCTCCGCCGGCAAGACGCTGGAGGAGCAATTCCTGGAAGTGACGGGAGGGGAATCGGTTGTTTGA
- a CDS encoding ABC transporter permease: protein MFDFAALVANENMKIYRRPRAWIMLGLLALLAAAIALIASASSSSPLEMWPMTSIMLLLLLPLANIFSVIIAADSVAGEFTGGTIKLLLIRPWTRSKVLLSKYVSVLLFVIFSLLVVYLSVLLINSAVFGYERGVAAEEAFGVLDPGLSAWSYYHQYFLLELISSIVGVTLAFMISAVFRSSALSIGLSLFLLLMGATLSQLLQLVDKAWVDYVLFQHLSLTRYIGSGGASGELHSGSPMTMGFSLSVLAGYYLVFMALSWFVFTKRDVAA from the coding sequence TTGTTTGATTTTGCGGCTCTCGTCGCGAACGAGAATATGAAGATTTACCGGCGTCCGCGGGCATGGATCATGCTCGGCCTGCTGGCGCTGCTGGCGGCGGCGATCGCGCTCATCGCCTCGGCCTCCTCGAGCTCGCCGCTCGAGATGTGGCCGATGACGAGCATCATGCTTCTGCTGCTCTTGCCGCTGGCCAACATCTTCAGCGTCATCATCGCTGCCGACAGCGTCGCCGGCGAATTCACCGGCGGCACGATCAAGCTGCTGCTGATCCGGCCTTGGACCCGCTCCAAAGTGCTGCTGTCCAAGTACGTCTCGGTGCTCCTTTTCGTGATCTTCTCGCTGCTCGTCGTCTATTTGTCCGTCCTGCTGATCAACTCGGCGGTGTTCGGCTACGAACGGGGCGTCGCGGCCGAGGAAGCGTTCGGCGTCCTCGATCCGGGCCTGTCGGCCTGGTCGTACTACCATCAGTACTTCCTGCTCGAGCTGATCTCCTCGATCGTAGGGGTGACGCTCGCCTTCATGATTTCGGCGGTGTTCCGCAGCAGCGCCCTGTCAATCGGGCTGTCGCTGTTCCTGCTGCTCATGGGCGCGACGCTGTCGCAGCTGCTGCAGCTCGTGGACAAGGCATGGGTGGACTACGTGCTGTTCCAGCATCTCAGCCTGACGCGCTACATCGGCAGCGGAGGCGCGAGCGGCGAGCTGCATTCCGGCTCCCCGATGACGATGGGCTTCTCGCTGTCCGTGCTCGCCGGCTACTACCTCGTCTTCATGGCGCTGTCCTGGTTCGTGTTCACCAAAAGGGACGTCGCGGCCTGA
- a CDS encoding TetR family transcriptional regulator: MTPRTKEQNEEIRLRRLAQIRKAAAEVYVNTGSLMEIRDVAVQAGLGYGTVYHYYSNKADLLHDLLWDALERAAGWLEGKAAAAGSRSLAQEAADAAAGLRMGEDTADAAGGLRMGEDTADAAAGLRMGKDTADAAAGLRMGKDTADAAAGRRASLGAADAATMEPGLSADASFRLLRLWAEDPALYLLHKLAGEGFAPLPAARSAPLMDAYRREVLAPLAVRMERGRDAEASSAADADAPELPLGLRRAEMLLAALAGCALLSLRRGRLSEEAADIVHFLTGAPNQAVKERIESR; this comes from the coding sequence ATGACTCCGCGCACGAAGGAACAGAACGAAGAAATCCGGCTTCGCCGTCTGGCGCAAATTCGCAAGGCAGCAGCGGAGGTGTACGTGAACACCGGGAGCCTGATGGAAATTCGCGACGTAGCCGTGCAGGCCGGTCTCGGCTATGGCACGGTCTATCATTACTACAGCAACAAAGCCGACTTGCTCCACGATTTGCTGTGGGACGCGCTGGAGCGGGCAGCGGGATGGCTGGAGGGCAAAGCGGCAGCCGCAGGTAGCCGAAGCTTGGCGCAGGAAGCGGCCGATGCCGCAGCCGGCCTCCGGATGGGCGAGGATACTGCCGATGCCGCAGGCGGCCTCCGGATGGGCGAGGATACTGCCGATGCCGCAGCCGGCCTCCGGATGGGCAAGGATACTGCCGATGCCGCAGCCGGCCTCCGGATGGGCAAGGATACTGCCGATGCCGCAGCCGGCCGAAGGGCAAGCCTCGGAGCGGCCGATGCCGCAACGATGGAGCCGGGCCTCTCGGCAGACGCCAGCTTCCGGCTGCTGCGGCTTTGGGCGGAGGACCCTGCCCTATATTTGCTGCATAAGCTGGCCGGAGAAGGCTTCGCCCCGCTGCCCGCAGCGCGCTCGGCTCCGCTTATGGACGCCTATCGCCGGGAGGTGCTGGCGCCGCTCGCCGTGCGGATGGAACGGGGGCGCGACGCCGAAGCATCCTCTGCAGCCGACGCCGATGCCCCGGAGCTGCCGCTTGGGCTGCGCCGCGCGGAAATGCTGCTGGCCGCTTTGGCCGGCTGCGCCTTGCTCTCGCTTCGCCGCGGAAGGCTGAGCGAGGAAGCGGCAGACATCGTTCATTTTTTGACCGGAGCGCCGAATCAAGCGGTGAAGGAGCGAATCGAATCCAGATGA
- the map gene encoding type I methionyl aminopeptidase: protein MILLKSSKEIEEMKLAGRIVADCYRVVAGLIEPGITTREINDAVARHIVKLGGKQVTKGYNGFPAETCTSVNDVVAHGIPSNRALVDGDLLKLDIVAQYGGWHGDSCRCFAVGEIRPEARKLMEVAEECLNRGIARAVPGGRLGDITSAIQQHAEANGFSVVRDLLGHGIGRSMHEEPNYEHIGTAGKGIRLKEGMVFTIEPMINEGTFRISIDGDGWTARTADGKLSAQYEHTVAVTADGPLILTAL from the coding sequence ATGATCCTACTGAAATCGTCCAAGGAGATCGAAGAGATGAAGCTGGCGGGCCGGATCGTGGCGGACTGCTACCGCGTGGTCGCCGGCCTGATCGAGCCCGGCATCACGACCCGGGAGATCAATGACGCTGTCGCCCGGCATATCGTCAAGCTGGGCGGCAAGCAGGTGACGAAGGGCTACAACGGGTTCCCTGCCGAAACCTGCACGTCGGTCAATGATGTCGTCGCTCACGGCATTCCGTCGAATCGGGCGCTGGTGGATGGCGATCTGCTGAAGCTCGACATCGTCGCGCAATATGGGGGCTGGCACGGCGATTCCTGCAGGTGCTTCGCGGTGGGCGAAATCCGGCCGGAAGCCCGGAAGCTGATGGAGGTGGCCGAGGAATGTCTGAATCGGGGAATTGCCCGCGCGGTTCCCGGCGGCCGTCTCGGAGACATCACGTCCGCGATCCAGCAGCATGCGGAGGCGAACGGGTTTTCGGTCGTGCGCGACCTGCTCGGGCATGGAATCGGGCGAAGCATGCACGAGGAGCCCAATTACGAGCATATCGGCACGGCCGGCAAAGGCATCCGCCTGAAGGAGGGCATGGTGTTCACGATTGAGCCGATGATCAATGAAGGCACGTTCCGCATCTCGATCGACGGCGACGGGTGGACGGCAAGAACGGCGGACGGCAAGCTGTCGGCCCAATACGAGCATACGGTCGCCGTCACGGCGGACGGCCCGCTGATTCTGACCGCCCTGTAG
- the cls gene encoding cardiolipin synthase, which yields MFWLLIAFLVFLFQIMTILIAEYRQPSKTVAWLLILFVLPVIGFVMYYFLAKEFQNRRTVRRRGVIAREVQLKALRQSALVHRAEDMEAPDFKHEERLFNLLGSFSMLPITGCNETEVLTNAEATYASILDALDKARHHIHLDYYTLRDDEIGCRFKEALLRKAKQGVEIRIIYDGIGSLELKSWFVKELEEAGVCVQCFLTPRIAFFDKRVNFRNHRKIVVVDGTVGFVGGINIGDEYLGKDPMLGFWRDTHIKLTGDAVYYLQLVFMRDWWFTARERLEKPEYLPEHGCIGEEQVQIVASGPDTSSDAILEGVFSAISAAKEKVYIATPYFIPDPSVLMALRTAALSGVDVRIILPHRSDSKLVLYSSLSYVEDLLMAGVRIYRYRKGFIHAKVMIVDRLLASVGTANMDMRSFFSNFEINAHVYSAKAISRLEEDFATDLQDCYEVTLHEFEKRPRMQKAAEVVAHMLSPLL from the coding sequence ATGTTCTGGCTGCTGATCGCGTTCCTCGTGTTCCTCTTTCAAATCATGACCATCCTCATCGCCGAATACCGCCAGCCGAGCAAGACCGTCGCCTGGCTGCTCATCCTATTCGTGCTGCCGGTCATCGGCTTCGTCATGTATTACTTCCTGGCCAAGGAGTTCCAGAATCGCCGTACCGTCCGCCGCCGCGGCGTCATCGCCCGCGAGGTGCAGCTCAAGGCTCTCCGCCAGAGCGCGCTCGTCCATCGGGCGGAGGATATGGAGGCTCCCGATTTCAAGCACGAGGAGCGGCTGTTCAACCTGCTCGGCAGCTTTTCGATGCTCCCGATCACCGGCTGCAACGAGACGGAGGTGCTGACGAACGCCGAAGCGACCTATGCCTCCATCCTCGACGCGCTGGACAAGGCCCGACATCATATCCATCTCGACTACTACACACTGCGCGACGACGAGATCGGCTGCCGCTTCAAGGAAGCGCTGCTTCGCAAGGCGAAGCAAGGCGTCGAGATCCGCATCATCTACGACGGCATCGGCAGCCTGGAGCTGAAGAGCTGGTTCGTCAAGGAGCTGGAGGAGGCCGGCGTCTGCGTGCAGTGCTTCCTCACGCCGCGGATCGCCTTTTTCGACAAGCGCGTCAACTTCCGCAACCATCGCAAGATCGTCGTCGTCGACGGCACGGTCGGCTTCGTCGGGGGCATCAATATCGGGGACGAATACCTCGGCAAGGATCCGATGCTCGGCTTCTGGCGCGATACGCATATCAAGCTGACGGGAGACGCCGTCTATTACCTGCAGCTCGTATTCATGAGGGACTGGTGGTTCACCGCGCGGGAGCGCCTGGAAAAGCCGGAGTACTTGCCGGAGCACGGCTGCATCGGCGAGGAGCAGGTGCAGATCGTCGCCAGCGGGCCGGACACGAGCTCCGACGCCATCCTCGAAGGGGTCTTCTCCGCGATCAGCGCCGCCAAGGAAAAGGTGTACATCGCGACGCCGTACTTCATCCCCGATCCGAGCGTGCTCATGGCGCTGCGGACGGCGGCGCTGAGCGGCGTCGACGTGCGCATCATCCTGCCGCATCGATCGGACTCCAAGCTCGTGCTCTACTCGTCGCTCTCCTACGTGGAGGACCTGCTCATGGCAGGCGTGCGCATCTACCGGTACCGCAAGGGCTTCATCCACGCCAAGGTCATGATCGTCGACCGGCTGCTCGCCTCGGTGGGCACGGCGAACATGGACATGCGTAGCTTTTTCAGCAACTTCGAGATCAACGCCCATGTGTACAGCGCCAAGGCGATCTCGCGGCTGGAAGAGGACTTCGCGACGGATCTGCAGGACTGCTACGAGGTGACCCTGCACGAGTTCGAGAAGCGTCCCCGGATGCAAAAGGCAGCGGAGGTCGTAGCGCACATGCTGTCTCCGCTGCTGTAA
- a CDS encoding bactofilin family protein, whose protein sequence is MFKENKRLTAADTLIGQGTRAEGTLSCQASLRIEGEYRGDIECKEDVIVGESGVVRSNIAARDLTISGKVYGDVVTTGRLTILSSGQLHGSATTASLLVQDGGVLSGSCRMEAPRPQESPQPAAAPQPQAARQVHSGEPAPPRELREGVAKERRQAG, encoded by the coding sequence ATGTTCAAGGAAAACAAGCGCTTGACGGCAGCCGACACGCTGATCGGCCAAGGCACGCGCGCGGAGGGCACGCTGTCCTGCCAGGCCAGCCTGCGCATCGAAGGGGAATACCGAGGCGACATCGAGTGCAAGGAGGACGTGATCGTCGGCGAGAGCGGAGTGGTCCGCTCGAACATAGCCGCGCGCGACCTGACCATCTCCGGCAAGGTGTACGGCGATGTCGTCACGACCGGCCGGCTCACGATCCTGAGCAGCGGGCAGCTTCACGGCAGCGCGACGACGGCGTCGCTGCTCGTGCAGGACGGCGGCGTCCTCAGCGGCAGCTGCCGCATGGAGGCTCCGCGTCCGCAGGAGTCGCCGCAGCCGGCGGCCGCGCCGCAGCCGCAGGCGGCCCGCCAGGTCCACAGCGGCGAGCCGGCCCCGCCGCGCGAGCTCCGCGAAGGCGTCGCGAAGGAGCGCCGCCAGGCGGGCTGA
- the ligD gene encoding non-homologous end-joining DNA ligase — protein sequence MAIKHEQGELTVDGVTLTITNPSKPLWPEAGVTKLMFLEKLIQLSPYLIRHCRDRHLTTIRYPHGIHDKFFYQKNCPEPRPEFVRSRLGGGIDYVVLDKLPTLLWLGNLACLEFHASFDLAQDSEHPPEWVIDLDPSQEEEPRIMEAALLVGEQLASLGIESLAKTSGATGVQLIVPLEDRLTFDELRSIGQFVGEYMTQKRPDLFTVERLKKNRGDRIYFDYLQHYQGKTIAAPYTPRAKPGATVSTPLGWDEIRAGAQIGDFHLLNIAERLQEKGDLLAAAPRQRLRPILEFLRRR from the coding sequence ATGGCGATCAAGCACGAGCAAGGAGAACTAACCGTCGACGGCGTCACGCTCACCATCACGAACCCGTCCAAGCCGCTCTGGCCGGAGGCCGGCGTGACGAAGCTGATGTTCCTGGAGAAGCTGATTCAGCTCTCCCCCTATCTGATCCGCCATTGCCGCGACCGGCACCTGACGACGATCCGCTATCCGCATGGCATCCATGACAAGTTCTTTTATCAAAAAAACTGTCCGGAGCCCCGTCCGGAATTCGTCCGCTCGCGCCTCGGAGGCGGAATCGACTACGTCGTGCTGGACAAGCTGCCGACACTGCTCTGGCTCGGCAATCTGGCCTGCCTTGAATTCCACGCTTCGTTCGACCTCGCGCAGGATTCGGAGCATCCGCCGGAATGGGTCATCGACTTGGATCCTTCGCAGGAGGAGGAGCCCCGCATCATGGAGGCCGCTCTGCTCGTCGGCGAGCAGCTCGCTTCGCTCGGCATCGAGTCGCTGGCCAAGACGAGCGGAGCAACCGGCGTGCAGCTGATCGTGCCGCTGGAGGACCGGCTTACCTTCGACGAGCTGCGTTCGATCGGGCAGTTCGTCGGCGAGTACATGACGCAAAAACGGCCGGACCTGTTCACCGTCGAGCGGCTCAAGAAAAATCGCGGAGACCGCATCTACTTCGATTACCTGCAGCACTACCAAGGCAAGACGATCGCCGCTCCCTATACTCCGCGCGCCAAGCCGGGGGCGACCGTGTCCACGCCGCTCGGCTGGGACGAAATCCGCGCCGGCGCGCAGATCGGAGATTTCCATCTGCTCAATATCGCGGAGCGGCTGCAGGAGAAGGGCGATCTGCTTGCCGCCGCCCCCCGGCAGCGGCTGCGGCCGATCCTGGAGTTTCTTCGGCGGCGATGA
- a CDS encoding ATP-dependent DNA ligase, producing MGRMKEAGRKDRPREAAMGKDRDDVAMGQTGEASHRSASAGGGTKKAVPPMAPLPAARLPEGPDWGYQIKWDGVRLIATIGGDGAIELVSRNGLPKNAVYPELVALLRSAAPALGPSVLDGELIAWTGERPSFQRVLQRERMRGRSAGSAMASLRHPDPGVCPWRIGAEEVAADAAEARDVSKGRKHADPHPDHHQPAGSDGHSEPLGPPGLAFILFDVLAHGGHDLRALPYASRHRRLLELAPLLPSGMLVTELYRDGAALWRWVQEQGWEGVVSKRLTAPYRAAKTHRDWFKTKTALRLDVDIVGLKVREGQAASLVMSLEGQYFGSVSLGLTGEMRALLTKQLVPEEAFQEGRRQHGELPFAALPSDLKGERVVWLEAPLPCTVTGLEVTEAGQLRHPKLAGFGRRTS from the coding sequence ATGGGCCGGATGAAGGAAGCGGGCCGAAAGGATCGGCCGCGCGAAGCGGCGATGGGCAAGGACCGCGACGACGTGGCGATGGGACAGACCGGCGAGGCCAGCCATCGATCCGCATCGGCCGGAGGCGGCACCAAAAAGGCCGTTCCGCCAATGGCTCCCCTTCCTGCGGCACGTCTTCCCGAGGGGCCGGACTGGGGCTACCAGATCAAATGGGACGGCGTGCGCTTGATCGCCACGATCGGCGGCGACGGCGCGATCGAGCTTGTTTCTCGCAACGGACTGCCCAAAAACGCCGTCTATCCGGAGCTGGTCGCGCTGCTGAGAAGCGCCGCGCCTGCGCTCGGTCCTTCCGTGCTCGACGGGGAGCTGATCGCTTGGACCGGCGAGCGGCCGAGCTTTCAGCGGGTGCTGCAGCGGGAGCGGATGCGCGGCCGTTCGGCCGGCTCCGCGATGGCTTCCTTGCGTCATCCCGATCCCGGCGTCTGCCCGTGGCGGATCGGTGCCGAAGAAGTCGCGGCTGACGCAGCGGAAGCTCGGGACGTATCGAAAGGTCGCAAGCATGCGGACCCGCATCCGGACCACCACCAGCCGGCCGGCTCCGACGGCCACAGCGAGCCGCTCGGACCTCCCGGCCTCGCCTTCATCCTCTTCGACGTGCTGGCGCACGGCGGTCACGACCTGCGGGCGCTGCCTTATGCGAGCCGGCATCGACGGCTGCTGGAGCTTGCTCCCCTGCTGCCGAGCGGCATGCTCGTGACGGAGCTCTATCGAGACGGAGCTGCCTTATGGCGATGGGTGCAGGAGCAGGGCTGGGAAGGCGTCGTCAGCAAACGGCTGACGGCTCCCTACCGCGCAGCCAAAACCCATCGAGATTGGTTCAAGACCAAGACCGCGCTGCGGCTCGATGTGGACATCGTCGGCTTGAAAGTCCGGGAGGGACAGGCCGCCAGCCTGGTCATGAGCTTGGAAGGGCAGTATTTCGGCAGCGTATCGCTGGGGTTGACGGGAGAGATGAGGGCGCTGCTGACCAAGCAGCTCGTTCCCGAGGAAGCCTTTCAAGAAGGCCGCCGGCAGCACGGCGAGCTTCCTTTTGCGGCTCTGCCCTCGGATCTCAAGGGCGAGCGGGTCGTTTGGCTGGAAGCCCCGCTTCCTTGCACCGTCACGGGTCTGGAGGTGACCGAAGCCGGGCAGCTCCGCCATCCGAAGCTGGCGGGCTTCGGCCGCAGGACGAGCTGA
- the ku gene encoding non-homologous end joining protein Ku, which produces MHTVWKGAISFGLVHVPVKMFSATEDKDISLRMLHSVCGSPIAYVRECPTCDRKIEWDEIVKGYEVEKGRFVTFGKDELEQAAGEKSKTIQILDFVALEEIDPIYFQKTYYLSPDQAGGGAYSLLMEAMKQSGKIGIAKISIRSKSSLAAIRVLEDGCLAMETIFYPDEIRAVSQVPNLPGPAQVSEKELTMAKLLIDQLTTPFEPEKYTDDYRSAMHELIQAKIAGEDVTVAPRQEPGRVLDLMAALQASLESVKAPSAMPVSDPGTGAAAAGGKRKKAASAEAAGGAKADAAKEAGSGKETKKAAKPRAKKKKDAGAS; this is translated from the coding sequence ATGCATACCGTATGGAAAGGCGCGATCAGCTTCGGGCTGGTCCATGTGCCGGTCAAGATGTTTTCGGCGACGGAGGACAAGGATATCTCGCTGCGCATGCTGCATTCCGTCTGCGGCAGTCCGATCGCCTACGTCCGGGAATGCCCGACATGCGACAGGAAGATCGAGTGGGACGAGATCGTCAAGGGCTATGAGGTGGAGAAGGGGCGCTTCGTCACCTTCGGCAAGGATGAGCTGGAGCAGGCCGCGGGCGAGAAGTCCAAGACGATCCAGATCCTCGACTTCGTCGCGTTGGAGGAGATCGATCCGATCTATTTCCAGAAGACGTACTATCTGTCGCCGGATCAGGCCGGAGGCGGGGCATACTCCCTGCTGATGGAGGCGATGAAGCAGTCCGGCAAGATCGGCATCGCCAAAATCTCGATCCGCTCCAAAAGCAGCCTTGCCGCCATCCGCGTGCTGGAGGACGGGTGCCTGGCGATGGAGACGATCTTCTACCCGGACGAAATCCGGGCGGTATCGCAAGTGCCGAACCTGCCCGGTCCGGCCCAGGTAAGCGAGAAGGAGCTGACGATGGCCAAGCTGCTCATCGATCAGCTGACGACGCCGTTCGAGCCGGAAAAGTACACGGACGATTACCGCAGCGCCATGCATGAGCTCATCCAGGCCAAGATCGCCGGCGAAGACGTCACCGTGGCGCCGCGGCAGGAGCCCGGTCGGGTGCTTGACCTCATGGCCGCGCTGCAGGCGAGCCTCGAGTCGGTCAAGGCGCCGTCGGCGATGCCGGTGTCGGATCCGGGAACGGGAGCTGCCGCAGCTGGCGGCAAGCGCAAGAAAGCGGCGTCCGCGGAGGCGGCCGGCGGCGCGAAGGCCGATGCGGCCAAGGAGGCCGGCTCCGGCAAGGAAACGAAAAAGGCGGCCAAGCCTCGCGCCAAAAAGAAGAAGGATGCCGGTGCTTCCTAG
- a CDS encoding H-type small acid-soluble spore protein — translation MDVKRAMEIYSSSDMVAVHLGGDSVWIENVDEANGMATVQVGTTPQKTKTVSVDRLHEGKPEREH, via the coding sequence ATGGACGTGAAGCGCGCGATGGAAATCTACAGCTCCTCAGACATGGTCGCCGTGCATCTGGGAGGAGATTCGGTCTGGATCGAAAACGTGGATGAAGCGAACGGCATGGCGACGGTGCAGGTCGGCACGACGCCGCAGAAGACGAAGACCGTCTCGGTCGACCGTCTGCACGAGGGCAAGCCGGAGCGGGAGCACTGA
- a CDS encoding YitT family protein has product MAAVHGQHLRLPLVEVVKRTIFLTIGAILMGVGLEIFLVPNNIIDGGITGISIMASYLTDLPLGLFLFVLNLPFLFLGYKQIGKTFAISTLYGVSVMSLTTFLLHDVDPLTIDEFLASIFGGMVLGVGVGLVIRFGGSLDGTEIVAILLSKKLPFSVGEIVMFVNLFILSSAGFVFSWDRAMYSLIAYYIAYKMIDIVIEGFDESKAAWIISDEHHPIGEAIMSRLGRGVTYLNGEGGFTGGDKKVIFVVINRLEEAKLKSIVTDMDPAAFLAVGNIHDVKGGRFKKRDIH; this is encoded by the coding sequence ATGGCTGCGGTGCATGGGCAGCATTTGAGGCTGCCTTTGGTCGAGGTGGTCAAGAGGACGATCTTTCTGACGATCGGCGCGATTTTGATGGGGGTCGGGCTGGAAATCTTCCTCGTGCCGAACAATATCATCGACGGCGGCATCACCGGCATTTCGATCATGGCTTCTTATTTGACGGACCTTCCGCTTGGACTTTTCCTCTTCGTGCTCAACCTGCCGTTCCTGTTCCTCGGCTACAAGCAGATCGGCAAGACGTTCGCCATCTCCACGCTGTACGGCGTCTCCGTCATGTCGCTCACGACGTTCCTGCTGCATGACGTCGATCCGCTCACGATCGACGAGTTCCTCGCCTCGATCTTCGGCGGGATGGTGCTCGGCGTCGGCGTCGGCCTGGTCATCCGGTTCGGCGGATCGCTCGACGGCACGGAGATCGTCGCCATCCTGTTGTCCAAGAAGCTGCCGTTCTCCGTCGGGGAGATCGTCATGTTCGTCAACCTGTTCATCCTGTCGAGCGCCGGCTTCGTCTTCTCCTGGGACCGCGCGATGTACTCCTTGATCGCTTACTACATCGCCTACAAGATGATCGACATCGTCATCGAGGGCTTCGACGAGTCCAAGGCGGCGTGGATCATCAGCGACGAGCATCATCCCATCGGCGAGGCGATCATGAGCCGGCTCGGGCGCGGCGTTACATATCTCAACGGCGAGGGAGGCTTCACCGGAGGCGACAAGAAGGTCATCTTCGTCGTCATCAACCGGCTCGAGGAGGCCAAGCTCAAGTCGATCGTGACCGACATGGACCCTGCGGCTTTCCTCGCGGTCGGCAACATCCATGACGTCAAGGGCGGCCGGTTCAAAAAGCGGGACATCCACTAG